The Virgibacillus sp. MSP4-1 genome has a segment encoding these proteins:
- a CDS encoding YjcZ family sporulation protein — protein MSYGGYGYGGGFALIVVLFILLIIIGASAGYGYGGY, from the coding sequence ATGAGTTACGGTGGTTATGGATATGGCGGAGGCTTTGCGTTAATTGTTGTGCTGTTTATTTTGCTCATTATTATTGGAGCTTCTGCAGGCTATGGATACGGCGGTTACTAA
- a CDS encoding heavy-metal-associated domain-containing protein, whose product MPHNTFFIKEATAHENIQELEAFLMNVSGVERVLVDPDDGEIKVEYNNEEIELQEIASNIVSQGFHIET is encoded by the coding sequence ATGCCTCATAATACGTTTTTTATTAAAGAAGCTACAGCCCATGAAAATATTCAGGAGCTGGAAGCGTTCCTGATGAATGTATCCGGAGTTGAACGGGTGCTGGTCGATCCGGATGACGGGGAAATTAAAGTCGAATATAATAACGAGGAAATTGAATTGCAGGAAATTGCATCCAATATCGTTTCACAGGGATTTCATATTGAAACGTAA
- a CDS encoding OsmC family protein, translated as MKTSIQWTDRMAFAGVTPSGHEIKMDAAEEVGGVNSGARPTELLMNAVAGCTGIDIISILKKMRLEPDSFQMDVEGERADDHPKKFTDIHIHYSLEGDLPEDKVVRAIQLSKDKYCSVSHSLSANITASYSINGQKGEKEL; from the coding sequence ATGAAAACGAGTATACAATGGACAGATCGAATGGCCTTTGCAGGGGTAACCCCTTCCGGTCATGAAATCAAAATGGATGCAGCAGAAGAGGTGGGTGGCGTCAATAGTGGAGCCCGTCCGACTGAGCTCTTGATGAACGCTGTGGCTGGTTGTACCGGTATTGATATTATTTCCATATTGAAAAAAATGCGACTTGAACCTGACTCCTTCCAAATGGATGTAGAAGGGGAACGGGCAGATGATCATCCTAAAAAATTTACGGATATTCATATTCATTATTCGTTGGAAGGCGATTTGCCCGAGGATAAAGTGGTAAGAGCCATTCAGCTGTCCAAAGATAAGTATTGTTCTGTTTCTCATTCTCTGTCAGCGAATATTACGGCGAGCTATTCCATTAATGGACAAAAAGGGGAAAAGGAATTGTAA